A window of the Dryobates pubescens isolate bDryPub1 chromosome 36, bDryPub1.pri, whole genome shotgun sequence genome harbors these coding sequences:
- the LOC104296836 gene encoding LOW QUALITY PROTEIN: feather keratin Cos1-2 (The sequence of the model RefSeq protein was modified relative to this genomic sequence to represent the inferred CDS: deleted 1 base in 1 codon), translating to MNCSENSSFHKAHLGLRHCSTAIKGSPALCSPIHFSHLLLLGSQVHLQPQAMSCCKPCQPCCQPCGPTPLANSCNEPCCVRCQDSTIAIQPPAVVVTLPGPILSSFPQNTAVGSSTSAAVGSILSSQGVPISSGGFDLSCITNRYCCRPCHPC from the exons ATGAACTGCTCAGAGAATTCTTCCTTCCACAAAGCT CATCTGGGCctgaggcactgcagcactgctataaaaggcagcccagctctctgctctcccatcCATTTCTCtcacctccttctccttggTAGCCAG GTGCACCTCCAGCCCCAAGCCATGTCCTGCTgcaagccctgccagccctgctgccagccctgtggcccaacccctctggccaacagctgcaatgagccctgctgtgtgaggtGCCAGGACTCCACCATTGCCATCCAGCCACCTGCTGTGGTGGTGACCCTGCCTGgacccatcctcagctccttccctcagaacactgctgtgggctcctccacctctgctgctgttggcagcatcctcagctctcaggGGGTGCCCATCAGCTCTGGGGGCTTTGACCTCTCCTGCATCACCAACCGCTACTGCTGCAGACCATGCCACCCCTGCTAG